Proteins encoded within one genomic window of Paraglaciecola psychrophila 170:
- a CDS encoding ATP-NAD kinase family protein gives MLNQSKPNRLFKLGLLVNPYAGIGGALALKGSDGVEIREKALALGAEKKALDKTRLTLEHILPIKDQVQLYVASGEMGETLAKDMGFNYSVVYQPENTQTESQDSEATAKALLAHQVDLILFAGGDGTARNVCHVVGNSVPVLGVPAGCKIHSAVYAITPAAAGRVLKQVIKGEIVSVSDAEVMDIDEALFRKGKVNARQFGEMQVPTELRYIQAVKMGGKESDELVLADIAAHIIEIIEDNPEHLFIMGSGSTVEFVMQELGIENTLLGVDVIKNRQLLASDVTASELLILTMNQSCKLVLTLIGGQGHIIGRGNQQLSADFLKRLDKDNILLVATKTKLSNLSGRPLIVDSGDTHVDLQLSGLISIITGYHDQVLYPIANLNLSIKDTV, from the coding sequence ATGTTAAACCAGTCTAAGCCTAACAGATTGTTTAAGTTAGGTTTGTTAGTTAATCCTTATGCCGGTATTGGTGGGGCATTGGCCTTAAAAGGCAGTGACGGTGTTGAAATCCGCGAAAAAGCTTTGGCTCTAGGAGCAGAAAAAAAAGCGCTGGATAAAACCCGTTTAACCCTTGAGCATATTCTACCCATAAAAGACCAAGTACAGCTGTATGTTGCATCAGGTGAAATGGGCGAAACCTTAGCTAAGGATATGGGCTTTAATTATTCAGTGGTCTATCAGCCTGAAAACACTCAAACAGAAAGCCAAGATTCTGAAGCGACGGCAAAGGCTTTGCTTGCCCACCAGGTCGACTTGATTTTATTTGCAGGTGGCGATGGCACCGCGCGTAATGTTTGTCATGTAGTGGGAAATTCAGTACCTGTTTTGGGCGTACCAGCGGGCTGTAAAATTCATTCAGCTGTTTATGCTATTACCCCAGCGGCCGCCGGAAGAGTATTAAAGCAAGTCATAAAGGGTGAAATTGTCAGTGTCAGCGACGCCGAGGTCATGGATATTGATGAAGCGCTGTTTAGAAAAGGTAAAGTTAATGCTCGTCAATTTGGTGAAATGCAGGTACCCACGGAACTGAGATATATTCAGGCCGTCAAAATGGGCGGTAAAGAGTCTGATGAACTGGTTTTGGCGGATATCGCCGCGCATATCATTGAGATCATCGAGGACAACCCTGAGCATCTATTTATAATGGGCTCGGGCTCTACCGTTGAATTTGTGATGCAAGAGCTAGGCATTGAAAACACCTTGTTAGGTGTGGATGTGATTAAAAATAGACAACTGCTGGCCAGTGATGTGACTGCTAGCGAATTATTAATCCTGACCATGAATCAAAGCTGTAAGTTGGTGCTGACATTAATTGGTGGGCAGGGTCATATCATTGGCCGCGGTAACCAGCAATTGAGTGCGGACTTTTTAAAACGTTTAGATAAAGATAATATTCTATTAGTCGCGACCAAGACCAAATTATCTAACTTGTCTGGTCGTCCGTTGATTGTAGATTCTGGTGATACACATGTAGATCTTCAACTTTCAGGGTTAATCAGCATTATTACCGGATACCACGATCAAGTGTTATACCCCATCGCCAATTTAAATTTATCCATTAAGGACACAGTTTGA
- a CDS encoding YfcL family protein, producing the protein MTSSEQQQNELTTFIQKTERYLDQVVEHGNDQQLFIASYLQGHFAVEAGQSQVQQMTQIQQLAELMDTSLTSAFSNQELSTDDQQQVFSLWQTLKTN; encoded by the coding sequence TTGACATCATCTGAGCAGCAACAAAACGAGCTTACTACGTTTATACAGAAAACCGAACGTTATTTAGATCAAGTGGTAGAGCATGGTAACGATCAACAGTTGTTTATTGCCAGTTATTTGCAAGGGCACTTTGCTGTTGAGGCGGGGCAAAGCCAAGTGCAACAAATGACACAGATTCAACAATTAGCTGAGCTTATGGACACAAGTTTGACCTCTGCTTTTAGTAACCAAGAACTCTCTACAGATGATCAGCAACAAGTGTTCAGTTTATGGCAGACATTAAAAACGAATTAA
- the fabB gene encoding beta-ketoacyl-ACP synthase I, which produces MRRAVITGLGIVSSIGNNKDEVTTSLREGRSGITFSEEFEQAGMRSQVWGKVNLDIKEHIDRKILRFMGEAAGYAYIAMQQAIEDSGLTDDLVSNVRTGIIAGSGGASSKNQVEAIDILREKGVKRIGPYMVTRCMGSTVSACLATPFKIKGVNYSISSACSTSAHCIGNALEQIQLGKQDIVFAGGGEELHYTLSAEFDAMGAMSTKYNDDPTKASRTYDTDRDGFVGAGGGGIVVVEELEHALARGAKIYAEIVGYGATSDGADMVAPSGEGAVRCMQQAMQGLDKPIDYINTHGTSTPVGDVKELWAIREVFGDKTPPLSATKAMTGHALGAAGVNEAIYSILMMENDFIAPSINIENLDELAKGMDVVTETRESKLTTVMSNSFGFGGTNATLVMQKYQG; this is translated from the coding sequence ATGAGAAGAGCGGTAATCACTGGACTAGGCATAGTATCCAGTATTGGTAACAATAAAGATGAAGTCACAACCTCTTTAAGGGAAGGGCGTTCGGGCATTACTTTTTCTGAAGAATTTGAACAAGCGGGTATGCGCAGTCAGGTTTGGGGTAAAGTGAATCTTGATATTAAAGAGCACATTGATCGTAAAATATTGCGCTTTATGGGCGAAGCGGCAGGTTACGCTTACATCGCAATGCAACAAGCGATTGAAGATTCAGGCTTGACCGATGACTTGGTTTCAAACGTAAGAACGGGCATTATTGCTGGTTCTGGTGGGGCGTCGTCAAAAAACCAAGTTGAAGCTATCGACATTTTGCGTGAAAAAGGCGTAAAACGTATTGGGCCATACATGGTAACCCGTTGTATGGGCAGTACCGTATCAGCTTGTTTGGCTACTCCTTTTAAAATCAAAGGGGTGAACTACTCGATTAGTTCTGCTTGTTCAACCAGCGCCCACTGCATTGGTAATGCGCTAGAGCAAATTCAATTAGGCAAACAAGACATTGTTTTTGCTGGTGGTGGTGAAGAATTACATTACACTTTATCAGCAGAGTTTGACGCTATGGGCGCCATGTCAACTAAGTATAACGACGACCCAACCAAAGCATCTCGTACCTATGATACCGATCGCGATGGATTTGTTGGTGCTGGCGGCGGCGGTATTGTGGTGGTCGAAGAGCTTGAGCATGCCTTAGCTCGCGGTGCCAAAATTTATGCTGAAATTGTGGGTTATGGTGCCACATCAGACGGTGCCGATATGGTTGCTCCTTCTGGTGAAGGTGCGGTACGTTGTATGCAACAAGCCATGCAAGGCCTAGATAAACCGATTGACTATATCAATACTCACGGCACTTCGACCCCAGTGGGCGACGTGAAAGAGCTATGGGCAATTCGCGAAGTCTTTGGTGATAAAACGCCGCCACTAAGTGCAACCAAAGCCATGACAGGTCATGCCCTTGGAGCAGCTGGTGTAAACGAAGCGATTTACAGTATTTTGATGATGGAAAACGATTTTATCGCACCGTCAATCAATATTGAAAACCTAGACGAGCTAGCAAAAGGTATGGACGTAGTCACTGAAACTCGTGAGAGTAAATTAACCACAGTCATGTCCAATAGCTTTGGTTTTGGTGGCACCAACGCCACTTTGGTAATGCAGAAGTACCAGGGATAG
- a CDS encoding DUF952 domain-containing protein translates to MSTASLAGTTLYHIVSEQELATLTKDNVYTPLNFAKEGYIHFSKLSLIHYYANELYKGESAKKLFLLKVTFSDDDINLKWIGDNPDYYIGLDLSMVEQKTQFIKDQNNQWILPEQGL, encoded by the coding sequence TTGAGCACTGCAAGCTTAGCGGGCACTACCTTATATCACATTGTAAGCGAACAAGAATTAGCGACCTTAACCAAAGATAATGTGTATACACCTTTGAACTTTGCCAAAGAAGGCTACATTCATTTTTCTAAATTGTCCCTTATCCATTACTACGCCAATGAGCTTTATAAGGGTGAGAGTGCCAAAAAGTTATTTTTGTTGAAGGTGACCTTTAGTGATGATGACATAAACCTAAAATGGATCGGTGATAATCCCGACTATTATATTGGGTTAGATTTATCCATGGTAGAGCAGAAGACTCAATTTATTAAAGACCAAAATAATCAATGGATACTGCCCGAACAAGGGTTATAA
- a CDS encoding DUF952 domain-containing protein translates to MKKIILISTLISIFTMLFQSPAFAAKEDKASEYTTKYPYIFHLVQKELWEKTLADKSTYYPPTYSQDEFTHATANPDFLLIIGNHFYKDVVGDWLCLRMSVDTLIATGVKTIFEGTEPVGDKQPDFPGTDSELFPHILGGINPSAVMQVHTVSRADDGTFLSVSNIIEDM, encoded by the coding sequence ATGAAGAAAATCATTTTAATCAGTACATTGATATCAATTTTTACGATGTTATTTCAATCACCCGCTTTTGCAGCTAAAGAGGATAAAGCGAGCGAGTACACCACAAAATACCCTTATATATTCCATCTTGTACAAAAAGAATTATGGGAAAAAACTCTGGCTGACAAGAGCACTTATTACCCACCTACTTATAGCCAAGACGAATTCACTCACGCCACGGCTAACCCAGATTTTTTACTGATTATCGGTAATCATTTTTATAAAGATGTGGTGGGAGATTGGTTATGTCTGAGGATGTCAGTCGACACGTTGATTGCTACCGGAGTAAAAACTATATTTGAAGGTACTGAGCCCGTAGGTGACAAACAGCCTGATTTTCCGGGGACCGACAGCGAGCTTTTCCCTCATATATTAGGCGGCATTAACCCATCAGCAGTGATGCAAGTACATACCGTATCAAGGGCAGACGACGGTACATTTTTATCTGTATCTAACATCATTGAAGATATGTGA
- a CDS encoding DnaJ domain-containing protein produces the protein MLVFVALIAVVIIGYITVGYIQTLKQEQRKKAGAKAGVLAFIAGLILLTVTGKLYILAALGTGLIVFAKRLFPFLRYFPLFQGLFQKAKQSAGSSKNSTVETSLLKMTLDHESGEIDGELLDTVSEGKYLSEFELPDLISLYILAGKQYPDSTEILATYLDRKYGTDWREAANAESGSQESGQNARESDNTEMTVIEAYAVLGLDNNATEEEIIAAHRKLMLKLHPDKGGSNYLATKINQAKDLLVSSKDK, from the coding sequence ATGTTAGTATTTGTCGCTTTAATAGCGGTTGTCATCATCGGCTATATCACAGTGGGATATATTCAAACCCTGAAACAGGAACAAAGAAAAAAAGCCGGTGCGAAAGCCGGCGTGCTGGCTTTTATCGCGGGGCTGATTTTGCTAACGGTCACTGGAAAGCTTTATATTTTGGCAGCACTGGGAACAGGTTTAATTGTATTTGCTAAGCGATTGTTTCCCTTTTTACGTTACTTTCCGCTTTTTCAAGGCCTTTTCCAGAAAGCTAAACAGAGTGCAGGTTCGTCTAAGAATTCTACCGTTGAAACCAGTTTACTCAAAATGACACTTGATCACGAAAGTGGTGAAATAGATGGTGAATTATTGGACACTGTTAGCGAGGGTAAATATCTGTCTGAATTTGAGCTGCCAGATTTAATTTCTCTGTATATCCTAGCGGGCAAGCAATATCCGGATTCTACTGAGATTTTGGCCACCTATCTTGATCGTAAATACGGTACTGACTGGCGCGAAGCGGCCAATGCAGAGAGTGGTTCTCAAGAGAGCGGGCAAAACGCTCGCGAAAGCGACAACACTGAGATGACTGTCATTGAAGCTTATGCAGTACTGGGCCTTGATAATAATGCAACAGAGGAAGAGATCATTGCCGCTCACCGTAAACTGATGCTGAAGCTCCACCCCGATAAGGGTGGAAGCAATTATCTGGCAACAAAAATAAATCAGGCTAAAGATTTACTGGTGAGCAGCAAGGACAAGTAA
- a CDS encoding DUF418 domain-containing protein: MRSTSIDVLRGIAILGILFMNIPFHANMYLGYVPFDPMLMSDKLMTLFYSIFADGRFRTLFCILFGAGIAIQYDSCKRKGMDTTIFLKSRLNWLLLFGFFHGVLIFGGDILMLYSVVGFVLIKGLSHDPDVLLQKAHKFLVIGSALILLSAFLLVAFADPTELIVRGTEQYLEDIELWQGNYGFQTLINAGFSIGLLIMSPLCIFWQTLGLMYLGVYLYRTDFFTQGFSSSTFTKIVISSIISTLLLIAPQLLIDNLSAEVIPLLSSISAIFVGLVYAHVVVKLCQTSGRFSQLLANTGKVAFSLYILQSVVIAILLRGIVPDFGLTATHIDYFLIALSFTVIQIVIANLYLFKYEQGPLEKSWRKLYSRSVDKKLRALGKTQDNNVSSQ, translated from the coding sequence ATGCGTTCTACTTCTATCGATGTGCTCCGTGGAATCGCTATTTTGGGTATTCTCTTTATGAATATTCCCTTTCACGCCAATATGTATCTAGGTTATGTGCCATTTGATCCTATGTTGATGTCAGACAAATTGATGACTTTGTTTTACAGTATTTTTGCTGATGGTCGGTTTAGAACGTTGTTTTGTATTCTGTTCGGGGCTGGTATCGCAATTCAATACGATTCGTGTAAACGCAAAGGTATGGATACCACTATATTTTTAAAGTCTCGACTGAACTGGTTGCTGTTGTTTGGATTTTTCCACGGCGTGTTGATTTTTGGTGGCGATATTCTGATGTTATACAGTGTGGTCGGTTTTGTATTAATCAAAGGTCTATCCCATGATCCAGACGTTTTGTTGCAAAAAGCCCATAAATTTTTGGTGATTGGTAGCGCATTAATTTTACTATCTGCATTTTTACTCGTGGCCTTTGCCGATCCAACTGAGTTGATTGTAAGAGGAACTGAACAATATTTAGAAGATATTGAGCTTTGGCAGGGTAATTATGGATTTCAGACTTTGATCAACGCAGGATTTTCGATTGGTTTATTGATAATGTCGCCTTTATGTATTTTTTGGCAGACCTTAGGCCTAATGTACTTGGGAGTATATCTCTACCGAACAGATTTTTTTACACAGGGTTTTTCGTCTTCGACTTTTACTAAAATTGTTATTTCTAGCATCATTAGTACGCTTTTGTTGATTGCTCCTCAGTTATTGATTGATAACCTCAGTGCTGAAGTGATCCCGTTGCTTTCGAGTATATCAGCAATTTTTGTGGGATTAGTTTACGCACATGTCGTTGTCAAGCTGTGTCAAACCAGCGGCAGATTTTCACAATTATTGGCCAATACCGGTAAAGTGGCTTTTAGTCTATATATTTTACAGTCTGTGGTGATAGCCATTTTATTACGTGGGATTGTGCCTGATTTTGGGTTAACAGCCACTCATATTGACTACTTTTTAATTGCCTTAAGTTTTACGGTAATCCAAATTGTGATTGCCAATCTTTATTTGTTCAAATATGAGCAAGGTCCTTTGGAAAAAAGTTGGCGAAAACTGTATAGCAGAAGTGTTGATAAAAAATTAAGGGCGCTAGGAAAAACTCAAGACAATAATGTGTCTAGTCAGTAA
- a CDS encoding SDR family oxidoreductase: MYQQNTLAGKVAFIAGGTSGINLGIAKGLVAVGASVAVLGRNLEKAKAAADEIMTEVGGKAIALSADVRDPEQVKAALQASVDQLGKIDILISGAAGNFPAPAVAINPKGFKTVIDIDLIGTYNVFHLGFNYVNKDASLIAITAPQAINPMPFQAHVCAAKAGINMLVKCLALEWGPAGLRVNGISPGAIDGTEGADRLAPKGPIRDAMIGKVPSRRIGVLKDIADAAIYLGSDLGKYVNGAILTVDGGTELGDASLDCLTIPSR, from the coding sequence ATGTACCAACAAAACACACTCGCAGGTAAAGTTGCCTTTATCGCTGGCGGCACTAGCGGCATTAACTTAGGTATCGCCAAAGGCTTGGTAGCGGTTGGGGCCAGCGTAGCGGTATTAGGCAGAAACCTTGAGAAAGCAAAGGCTGCGGCCGATGAGATCATGACTGAGGTTGGTGGCAAGGCAATCGCTTTGTCCGCTGATGTGCGCGACCCAGAGCAGGTAAAAGCGGCGCTGCAAGCGAGCGTGGACCAACTAGGCAAGATTGATATTTTAATCTCTGGCGCAGCTGGCAATTTTCCTGCACCCGCAGTCGCTATTAATCCAAAGGGTTTCAAGACAGTAATCGATATCGACCTAATCGGCACTTATAATGTATTTCATCTGGGCTTTAATTATGTGAATAAGGATGCATCATTAATCGCAATTACTGCACCGCAAGCAATCAACCCCATGCCGTTTCAAGCGCATGTGTGTGCGGCTAAAGCCGGTATCAACATGTTAGTCAAATGTTTGGCTTTGGAATGGGGCCCTGCAGGTTTGCGTGTCAATGGTATTTCCCCGGGGGCAATTGACGGAACCGAAGGCGCAGATCGGCTAGCACCTAAAGGGCCAATTCGTGACGCCATGATTGGCAAAGTTCCATCCCGTCGGATCGGCGTTCTAAAAGATATCGCCGATGCAGCAATCTATCTCGGTTCTGATTTAGGTAAATATGTGAACGGGGCAATTTTGACCGTTGATGGTGGTACCGAGTTAGGTGATGCCAGTTTAGACTGCTTGACCATACCAAGCCGCTAA
- a CDS encoding glycoside hydrolase family 3 protein, protein MAQQCFTPRLFTHRTIALNYSYTREATPGPKISDWVTTFDTFQTHALKTRLGIPLLIAVDAVHGQNTFEGATIFPHNIGMGATRNYDLIRRAAEITAIETAGTGFNWTFSPVIAMPEHEHWGRVYEGFSEDANVTTKALIASIQGHQGTNLGQRHTIAATAKHYLGDGATTGGKEGGNAIISEQALKDRYLPPYQAAVDEGIASIMVGFNSVNGTNMHQHQHLVQDVLKGQLGFDGVVVTDWLGGTRWGEPFTVINAGIDIAMQPSNHDEFMAKLKATVIDGTVSMKRINDAVTRILGLKLDLGLFKDPFVKKEFSALVGSTVHREVARQAVRESLVLLKSEANALPLKSTDKIAVVGEHANNSGLQSGGWSIHWQGQKHGYASATTILDGIHGFVPDAQYQPMGCTADMQASKVIAVVGELPYAEFMGDSTNLNLTQTQRNMITRCKTFGKQVIVVLISGRAMTVTDTIKQSDAFIAAWLPGSEGAGVADFLFGANGFTPVGKLPTSWPNLYEDLPLAQDAENALYPFGFGLNKY, encoded by the coding sequence TTGGCACAACAGTGTTTCACCCCGAGATTATTCACACATAGAACCATTGCCCTCAATTATTCATACACAAGGGAAGCCACGCCAGGCCCTAAAATCAGTGATTGGGTAACAACGTTTGATACTTTTCAAACTCATGCTTTAAAAACTCGGCTTGGTATTCCACTACTCATTGCGGTTGATGCTGTTCATGGTCAAAATACCTTTGAAGGCGCAACTATCTTTCCTCACAATATCGGAATGGGTGCCACTCGCAATTACGATTTAATCCGCCGCGCTGCTGAAATCACTGCAATTGAAACCGCTGGAACCGGCTTCAATTGGACGTTTTCGCCAGTTATTGCCATGCCAGAACATGAGCACTGGGGGCGTGTTTACGAGGGATTTTCTGAAGATGCAAATGTCACCACCAAAGCGCTTATTGCTTCTATACAGGGCCATCAAGGTACTAATTTAGGTCAGCGCCATACCATAGCGGCGACGGCCAAACATTACTTAGGTGATGGAGCAACGACTGGCGGAAAAGAAGGCGGAAACGCTATTATCAGTGAGCAAGCATTAAAAGACAGATATTTACCTCCGTATCAAGCGGCGGTAGACGAAGGAATTGCTTCAATAATGGTGGGATTTAACTCAGTAAACGGCACCAACATGCATCAACATCAACATTTGGTGCAAGACGTATTAAAAGGTCAGCTTGGTTTTGATGGGGTAGTGGTAACTGATTGGTTAGGTGGAACTCGCTGGGGAGAACCTTTTACGGTCATTAATGCGGGTATTGATATTGCGATGCAACCCTCTAACCACGACGAGTTTATGGCAAAACTTAAAGCAACAGTCATTGATGGCACCGTTAGCATGAAACGGATCAATGATGCGGTAACACGGATATTGGGGTTAAAATTGGATCTCGGTTTATTTAAAGACCCTTTCGTAAAAAAGGAGTTTTCAGCATTAGTTGGCTCTACTGTGCATCGTGAAGTGGCCAGACAGGCAGTGCGAGAATCCCTTGTTTTACTGAAATCTGAAGCAAACGCATTACCCCTTAAATCTACAGACAAAATAGCGGTTGTGGGTGAGCATGCTAACAACAGTGGTTTGCAAAGTGGTGGTTGGTCTATTCATTGGCAAGGCCAAAAGCACGGTTATGCTAGTGCAACAACAATATTAGACGGTATCCATGGGTTTGTTCCCGATGCACAGTATCAGCCAATGGGATGCACAGCAGACATGCAGGCCAGTAAAGTCATTGCCGTAGTAGGTGAATTACCTTATGCAGAATTTATGGGCGATTCAACCAACCTGAATTTAACTCAAACCCAACGAAATATGATTACACGATGCAAGACGTTTGGGAAACAGGTTATCGTCGTGTTGATTTCAGGGCGAGCAATGACAGTTACCGACACTATTAAGCAAAGTGATGCGTTTATTGCAGCATGGTTACCAGGCTCTGAAGGCGCAGGGGTAGCTGATTTTTTGTTTGGTGCTAATGGCTTTACCCCCGTTGGAAAGTTGCCAACATCATGGCCTAATCTTTATGAAGATTTACCTTTGGCACAAGATGCAGAAAATGCATTGTATCCATTTGGATTTGGTTTGAATAAGTATTAA
- a CDS encoding alpha/beta hydrolase, producing the protein MPNKKLTTVIFTRFFTVVIALFILQLQVHAAPLVEQLVTMDDGHKLTLYSRSAENPTAAILLIHGRTWSALPDFDLVTAQEDLSMMNALVKKGMAVYAIDLRGYGKTPRDKSGWNTPERAAKDTSMVLDYIDGRHKALKGTTVFGWSNGSLVAMLTAQKHPDKVKNLVLYGFPIDTEMTFEDSLIDQIPHKKPTTAEAAAEDFIVPGTISKEAIDAYVKAALEADPVRADWNRLSQWNQLDAANILVPTLLLQAEFDPLANLDADALFFKKLATQDKQWVILSNADHAALLESARFRLYHAVVSFMQWSEL; encoded by the coding sequence ATGCCTAATAAAAAACTAACAACTGTGATTTTTACACGCTTTTTTACTGTTGTAATTGCTCTTTTCATATTGCAGTTACAGGTTCATGCAGCGCCGCTGGTTGAACAACTGGTCACCATGGATGATGGACATAAACTCACCTTGTATAGTCGAAGCGCTGAAAATCCAACGGCAGCAATCCTATTAATTCATGGCCGTACCTGGAGTGCCCTGCCGGATTTTGATCTGGTCACGGCACAAGAAGACTTGTCAATGATGAATGCATTAGTGAAAAAAGGCATGGCCGTTTACGCAATTGATTTACGTGGATACGGCAAAACACCCAGGGATAAAAGTGGCTGGAATACTCCTGAGCGAGCCGCTAAAGATACCTCGATGGTGTTGGATTATATTGATGGACGCCACAAAGCACTCAAAGGTACAACAGTCTTCGGTTGGTCTAACGGCTCCTTAGTCGCGATGCTAACGGCACAAAAGCATCCTGATAAAGTGAAAAATCTAGTTCTATACGGATTTCCAATTGATACAGAGATGACATTTGAAGACAGCCTGATAGACCAAATACCGCACAAAAAACCAACCACGGCCGAGGCTGCAGCTGAAGATTTCATTGTGCCTGGCACCATTTCAAAAGAGGCGATCGATGCCTATGTTAAAGCCGCACTCGAGGCTGATCCGGTTCGCGCCGATTGGAATCGGCTGAGCCAATGGAACCAACTCGATGCTGCCAACATTCTTGTTCCAACCCTACTCTTGCAGGCAGAGTTCGATCCTCTCGCCAACCTGGATGCGGATGCGCTGTTTTTTAAAAAACTGGCTACTCAGGACAAGCAATGGGTCATTTTATCAAATGCGGATCATGCTGCCTTGTTAGAGAGTGCAAGATTTAGGCTGTATCACGCGGTGGTTAGTTTTATGCAATGGAGTGAGTTGTAG
- a CDS encoding DUF2293 domain-containing protein: MPVGSGTVARSSSVTLNDKAALAVMAWMRHQTSAYDSTPVARVKGARRELRRQIARQSERILVKYRSGDDVDFKVCPLYKALHAK, encoded by the coding sequence GTGCCCGTTGGTAGCGGTACAGTAGCCCGTAGCTCATCGGTAACCTTGAATGATAAGGCGGCCTTGGCGGTCATGGCCTGGATGCGACATCAAACCAGTGCTTATGATTCAACACCTGTTGCGCGGGTTAAAGGCGCAAGGCGCGAACTAAGGCGACAGATAGCGCGTCAATCCGAACGAATTTTAGTAAAATACCGCAGTGGAGATGATGTCGATTTTAAGGTTTGCCCGCTTTATAAGGCTTTGCATGCAAAATAG
- a CDS encoding ribosome recycling factor family protein translates to MNEDIIIALPSLIHRVGGETAKQAKAIALQYECELKRVRRSRNWNVTGDAIKVQTYALQLKAHQMISQKLNKQGDGEFHYLIKKIETALLGHADKLETLEAKLIRLITQIPSITLSKLVLLTHCTEAEARVARFEAEGW, encoded by the coding sequence ATGAATGAAGATATTATTATTGCGCTTCCTTCTCTCATTCACCGAGTCGGGGGCGAAACGGCTAAACAAGCTAAAGCAATTGCATTACAGTATGAGTGCGAATTAAAACGAGTACGTCGCTCAAGAAATTGGAATGTAACGGGTGATGCGATAAAGGTTCAAACTTACGCCTTACAGCTAAAAGCTCATCAAATGATTTCACAAAAGTTAAATAAACAAGGTGATGGTGAGTTTCATTACCTTATCAAGAAGATTGAAACTGCTTTATTGGGACATGCTGATAAATTAGAAACTTTGGAAGCAAAGTTGATTCGATTGATCACGCAAATCCCAAGTATCACGTTATCAAAATTGGTATTACTCACCCATTGCACCGAGGCAGAGGCAAGAGTTGCTCGCTTTGAGGCTGAAGGCTGGTAA